In a single window of the Acidobacteriota bacterium genome:
- a CDS encoding glycosyltransferase family 2 protein, protein MTIVSIVIPVYNSASIVGQTLNRVVAACEAMGETFEVLVVDDASRDGSLRVLEAAARRHRAIRVIGLDANAGQHAALLVGLRACSGEIVVCMDDDMQHAPEAIPRLVERIRAGHDAVFARFERPRHAWWRQGGSLLMRAIDRGVFGAPSGLAVSSFRAMRRDVVDRVCAYRGTSPFVRGQILRASRTPANVDVEHAGRASASSYTPMALIGVTMRVLLEWSAVPAWCCLTVGMVFLAAAAGWYRLADPPISGLMVLLSLHGSALVGLGVAGLAGRRRQERRAAAFHAQGNRAQSHR, encoded by the coding sequence GTGACGATAGTCTCCATCGTCATTCCCGTCTACAACAGCGCGTCGATCGTCGGACAGACGCTGAACCGCGTCGTGGCGGCCTGTGAGGCCATGGGCGAGACGTTCGAGGTGCTTGTCGTCGACGATGCCAGCCGCGACGGGAGCCTGCGCGTGCTGGAGGCGGCGGCGAGACGGCATCGAGCGATACGCGTCATCGGCCTGGATGCCAATGCCGGCCAGCACGCGGCGCTGCTGGTCGGCCTCCGGGCCTGTTCCGGCGAGATTGTCGTCTGCATGGATGACGACATGCAGCACGCGCCGGAGGCGATTCCGCGCCTCGTCGAGCGGATACGTGCGGGGCACGACGCGGTCTTCGCGCGATTCGAGCGGCCGCGCCATGCCTGGTGGCGGCAGGGAGGCAGTCTTCTCATGCGCGCCATCGATCGCGGCGTATTCGGTGCGCCGTCGGGGCTGGCGGTGAGCAGCTTCCGGGCGATGCGGCGCGACGTGGTCGATCGCGTGTGCGCGTATCGCGGCACATCGCCATTCGTACGCGGACAGATCCTGCGTGCCTCCCGCACGCCCGCCAACGTGGACGTCGAGCATGCCGGTCGCGCAAGTGCCAGCAGCTACACGCCGATGGCCTTGATTGGCGTGACGATGCGTGTCCTGCTGGAATGGTCGGCGGTTCCGGCGTGGTGCTGCCTCACGGTTGGAATGGTGTTCCTCGCGGCCGCTGCGGGCTGGTACCGCCTGGCCGATCCCCCAATCAGTGGACTCATGGTGCTGCTGTCACTGCACGGGAGCGCGCTCGTCGGGCTTGGTGTTGCCGGACTCGCTGGACGGAGACGGCAGGAACGCCGCGCCGCGGCGTTCCATGCGCAGGGCAATCGCGCGCAGTCGCACCGCTGA
- a CDS encoding class I SAM-dependent methyltransferase, which yields MNRLHAWYCNSEHWARTVEHDLLEWTLAHVSLGESLLELGAGAGTVTTHLRQRVARVTAVDVDTHALRRLRARTSVPLVSGGRIPTRVPAATADAAALPFVNGAFTSVAAFTMVHHLPGLTRQRALLSEVWRVLLPGGSFAGCDALWTIGLRLFHLGDTFAPVEPRQWKDELEAVGFDVLDVSTMGRYLRWHARARG from the coding sequence ATGAACCGGCTGCACGCGTGGTACTGCAACTCGGAGCACTGGGCCCGCACCGTCGAACACGATCTGCTGGAGTGGACGCTCGCGCATGTGTCGCTGGGGGAGTCGCTCCTCGAACTGGGAGCCGGCGCCGGTACGGTGACCACGCACCTGCGCCAGCGTGTCGCCCGGGTCACGGCGGTCGACGTCGACACACACGCGCTGCGACGGCTCAGAGCGCGCACCAGTGTCCCGTTGGTGTCGGGTGGGCGTATCCCCACACGAGTCCCTGCTGCCACCGCTGACGCCGCGGCGCTGCCGTTCGTGAACGGCGCGTTCACCTCCGTCGCGGCGTTCACGATGGTGCACCACCTGCCAGGCCTCACGCGTCAGCGCGCGCTCTTGTCCGAGGTGTGGCGCGTGCTGCTGCCGGGCGGAAGCTTTGCAGGATGCGACGCGCTGTGGACCATCGGGTTGCGTCTCTTCCATCTCGGCGATACGTTCGCGCCTGTCGAGCCCAGGCAGTGGAAGGACGAACTCGAAGCCGTCGGCTTCGACGTCCTCGACGTTTCGACGATGGGCCGCTACCTCCGCTGGCACGCCCGCGCCAGGGGTTGA
- a CDS encoding DUF1684 domain-containing protein, protein MRTSFTWLAVFAVVTSGAVAAARFTRPAAAASPAPPVVTTADAAPGPPADVAAWRQQYDTSLRAEYGWLSVAGLAFLPEGSHTIGGDPSSDIVLPAGHAPSHVGRLEVTPEGVTLHLTPGVVATVNGEPASSTTIVLRGNQPGVNGAPGTSADRVSVGQGVQFHLHRSGPRLALRVRDPESPIRTGFQGTKWYPVADQARVVATLKTFDEPKAVEVRNVLGDPEPYKAPGTLEFTFDGKKVRLLAFTASKGRLQVIFRDAGVGRETYGTRFAYAEPTGDGRYVIDFNKAYNPPCAYNPYTTCPTPPAQNVLKVPIRAGEKIYS, encoded by the coding sequence ATGCGTACGTCCTTCACCTGGCTTGCCGTATTCGCTGTTGTCACCTCGGGCGCCGTCGCCGCCGCCCGCTTCACACGCCCTGCCGCGGCCGCGTCGCCTGCGCCTCCTGTTGTCACGACAGCCGACGCGGCGCCCGGCCCGCCTGCCGACGTGGCCGCGTGGCGCCAGCAGTACGACACGAGCCTGCGCGCCGAGTACGGCTGGCTGAGCGTGGCGGGCCTGGCGTTCCTGCCCGAGGGCTCACACACGATCGGCGGCGATCCATCGAGCGACATCGTCCTGCCGGCAGGGCATGCGCCGTCGCACGTGGGACGGCTCGAGGTGACGCCCGAGGGTGTCACCCTCCACCTGACTCCGGGTGTCGTGGCGACGGTCAACGGCGAGCCCGCGTCGTCGACGACGATCGTGCTTCGCGGGAACCAGCCTGGCGTGAATGGCGCGCCGGGGACCTCCGCCGATCGCGTGAGCGTGGGGCAGGGCGTCCAGTTCCACCTGCACCGGAGCGGACCGCGACTGGCGTTGCGCGTGCGCGATCCCGAGTCGCCGATCCGTACGGGTTTCCAGGGCACGAAGTGGTATCCGGTCGCCGACCAGGCTCGCGTGGTTGCCACGCTGAAGACCTTCGATGAGCCGAAGGCCGTCGAGGTGCGCAACGTGCTCGGCGATCCCGAGCCCTACAAGGCTCCAGGCACGCTGGAGTTCACGTTCGACGGAAAGAAGGTGCGGTTGCTGGCCTTCACGGCGAGCAAGGGACGCCTCCAGGTGATCTTCAGGGACGCGGGCGTCGGCCGCGAGACCTACGGTACGCGCTTCGCATACGCGGAACCCACGGGCGACGGCCGGTACGTGATCGACTTCAACAAGGCCTACAATCCGCCGTGCGCGTACAACCCGTACACCACGTGCCCGACCCCGCCCGCGCAGAACGTGTTGAAGGTGCCGATCCGCGCGGGGGAGAAGATTTACAGCTGA